CCCGCAAACCATGCCATGGCGACGCTGGCCAGGCCAAGGAGAACGAGGAAGAAGATTTCAAATGCGAGTACAGACATGATGCAATCCTAACCGTTAGTAGATGAGTAGTTTGTCTATGAAGTAAGCCAAGGCCCCCACAGCCCAAACGGGCGCCACGCCCATTCCGATCGCCGCCGGGATATTGAGTCGCCCCCGCCGAAGGGTGGTCATTCGGCGGAAACACACCAGAACGGATCCCACCACCACGCCCACCAGGGCTGCGGGAAGTACGGCGATATCCGAGAAGACCAGACCTGCCAGCGGTCCCATGAGTCCGGCCATCACCACACCGAGCGGAGCCACAATGCGATCCGGCCAGCGAATGATTCCCACAATGAGGGCAACTGCCGCGCTGAGGCCCGCCACCAGGACCATCTCCTTGACGCCGTTGAATCGCGCGCTGGCGATCCACCCCGCGCCCAGGCAGTTCAGCAACACACCGGCGGAGCAGCCAAGAGTGGACTCCAGGCGTTGGGCCTGCCCTGTCCCCCTGATGAGCTGGACCACGAACACCGCCATCACACCCAGCGCTACGAACGCCGGGGTACCGTCCAGGAATCCCGGCGCCGGCATGTAGGCAGCGGCTACGGCCGATCCTGCACCGGCAAGCCCAATAACGGCGGCCAACGTCTTCTTGGCGGGAACAGCAAGGAAATGCGGCCAGCCTATCCCCACCGCCGCGGACGCCGCGATGCCTGCACCCACCATGGCTTCCCGGGAAACGAAGGTGCTGGCCACGATGGCTACGAGCGCCACGAGTCCGAATACCCCGATGCTCCAAGACTTCACTGTGTGCCGACCTCAATCCGATGTGCCTTACGACCTCCCGACAATCCTGCCTTAAGCCGGCCCAATATGTCGTAATTCCAGTGCTTGCCCGTCACGAATCCATGTGTCGCAAGGCACTGATGGGTATACTCAGACTTCAACAGCGCACTGTGTTTGCCGCAATCCCGTTACAACGGTAGAGGCTGCGCATGTGTTGTGACCGACCGGTGAGAAGCCGGTTTCGACGCCCGATGATGCGCGTACAGCCCATTGGAGGAACTATGTCGCACATCCTGCTCCTAACGAACAGCACCGGCTCATCGGTGGACATTTTGCCTGCCTTGGAGTTGCTGAACCACCGTGTGCACATCCTCCCGGCAGAACCCACGGCCCTCCTGGAGACCGACCCCACGGACATCGTCTTCCTTGATGCCCGCAAAGATCTAGTGGGCGCCCGCTCGCTCACCCAGTTGTTGAAGGCGACCGGCCTCAGCGCACCGCTCATGCTGATCCTCACGGAAGGTGGCATGGCTGCTGTCTCGTCCGCGTGGGCCGTAGATGACATCGTGCTGGACTCGGCCGGACCCGCAGAAGTCGAGGCGCGTATTCGGCTCGCCATGGCGCGTGCCGTGCCCGGCGAAGAGGAAGCCCAGACCGAAATCCGGGCAGCCGGCGTCGTGATTGACGAGGCGAGCTACACCGCCCGTGTCAGCGGCCAGCCCCTCAACCTGACGTTCAAGGAGTTCGAACTCCTGAAGTACCTCGCCCAGCACCCGGGCAGGGTGTTCACCCGTCAGCAGCTGCTGACGGAAGTCTGGGGCTACGACTATTACGGCGGCACCCGGACCGTGGACGTCCACATCCGGCGGCTTCGCGCCAAGCTGGGCGTGGATCACGAGAACCTGATCAGCACTGTCCGCAACGTTGGCTACCGGCTGACCCTTGTCCGTCTCACGGACGAAGAGTTGTCCGAAGCCTGAAGGCTGTTTTCGAGCGACCACTGGATTAGACAAGAAAAAGGCCAGGATCCACAAGGATCCTGGCCTTTTTCTTTGCTACTTGGTGGAGGACATACGGGTCGAACGTATCGAGGCCACCCCACTGGTGGATCCCCCCTGCGCTGACTCACGGATAAACCGCGAGGCGAACGAGATAACGAGACTACCTCCCATTTCCGAGGACATCAAATCACGCAGCTTGCACTGGACGTATAGCCTTGCATCATGAGTCACGCGCACCCGGAAAACTGGCCCGTACTGATTATTGCCGGCGCCTTGGACAGTGAGCTCCTCAAGGACGTCACGGCCCTGGCCGCCGCTGCCGGGGAATCGGACGGGAATCCCCCCTTCTCCGAGCAGACGTTGGTCATGCTGCGCGGCGCAGACGCCGGGGACCACTCTGTCCTGTCTTTGGTCCTATATGCCCCTGACGAAGACTCAGATCCTGCCACCGCTGATGACCTGGCGGGGGTCGCGGTGGTCGTCGAAAGTGATGACGGGAGCGGCGTGCTGGAGTTGGCCGTCCACCCCAGCTACCGCAATCAGGGCGTGGCAGGAAAGCTGCTGGGTGCCCTGCAGGGCAAGCGGGGCCTCAAGGGTTTAAGTGCGTGGTCGCACGGCAACCACGAAGCGGCCGCCGAGCTCGCCACGAGCTTTGGCTACGGTCCGGTGCGCGAATTGTGGAAGATGCGGCTGATGTCCTCAACCTCCGCACTGCCCGACGCCGGACTTCCGGACGGGATTTCGATCCGCACCTTCGTGCCGGGCCAGGATGAGCAGCCTTGGCTGGAAGCCAACAGGGCCGCTTTCTCCCACCACCCAGAGCAAGGTTCCATGACACTGGCGGACCTTGAGGCTCGCAAGGCTGAAGATTGGTTCGATCCCGAAGGTTTCCTGTTGGCCGTCAATGGTGAAGGCGAGCTGTTGGGATTCCACTGGACCAAGGTCCACCCCCGGCAGGGTCCGCACCCGGCCATCGGCGAGGTCTACGTGGTGGGGGTGACTCCTGCGGCGCAGGGTTTGGGTCTGGGCAAGGCCCTTACCGTTGCGGGAATCAAGCATCTCCAGGACCAAGGCCTGCATGCTGTGATGCTGTACGTGGACGCCGACAACGAGGCAGCAGTAGCTCTATATCAGAAACTCGGCTTTGTTCGTTGGGACACCGATGTGATGTATGGGCCTTTAACCAAAAATTAACCTGACGGGATCACTTGCCTGAAAGCAGGTGACATCTTGGATTCGAGCGCCGGAATTGCTTGTAATGTGGGAGGAAACCCCGTCCTGAGCTTAGGAGAACCCCATGCAGCCGGACCCCGTCGGCACCGCCGGATCCACTTCGAAGGGAGCAACACTGCCCCCGCGCTTCGGATCATCGGAAGTGCCGGCTTCGCGAGCCACTCAGGACCGCATCGATATTCCGGAATTCGCACCGAGCCTGGAGCCCGAAGGCGACATCTCCCCGGACCGCTTCCTGGACCGCGAACTCAGCTGGCTGGCCTTCAACTCCCGCGTGCTGGAGCTCGCTGAAGATCCTGACCTCTTCCTGCTGGAACGCGTCAGCTTCCTGTCCATTTTCGCGTCCAACCTGGACGAGTTCTTCATGGTTCGGGTGGCCGGCCTCAAGCGGCGCATCGCCACAGGTTTGGCCGTGCCCTCCCCTGCAGGGCTGAGCCCCATTGAAGTGCTGGAGCAAATCAGCGAAGAGGCCCATAGGCTGCAGGAACGCCACGCCAGGGTTTTCGCCGAGCAAATTCGCCCGGCACTGGCCTATGAGCACATCCACATCATGCACTGGCATGAGCTGGACGAAGATGCACGCCACCGGATCAGCGTTATGTTCCAGGAGAAGGTCTTCCCCATCCTGACTCCGCTGGCGGTGGACCCGGCGCACCCATTCCCGTACATCTCGGGCCTCTCCCTGAACCTTGCCGTGATCGTCAGCAATCCGATCAGCGACAAAGAGCTCTTCGCCCGTGTGAAGGTCCCGGACCAACTCCCCCGACTCATCTCAGTGGACGGCCCCCGTGCCGGTGCCATCCCGGGCCGCGTGGCCCGATTCATCGCCCTGGAAGAAGTCATCGCTGTCCACCTGGACAAGCTGTTCCCCGGCATGGAAGTCCTGGAGCACCACACCTTCCGCGTCACCCGCAACGAGGACCTGGAAGTAGAAGAGGACGACGCCGAGAACCTCCTTCAGGCTTTGGAGAAGGAACTGCTGCGCCGCCGCTTCGGCCCTCCGGTACGTCTGGAAGTAACCACGGACATCAACCCGAACATCAAAGCTCTGCTGATCCGGGAGCTTGGTGTTGAAGAGTCCGAGGTCTACTCCGTTCCCGCGCCGTTGGATCTCCGTGGACTGTCAGCCATCAGTGCCATTGATCGCGCGGATCTGCATTACCCCAAGCATGTACCCCACACCTCGCGGTACCTCAACGAGTCCGAGACCTCGAAGGCCGCCAACGTGTTCGCCGCGATGCGCCGAAGGGATATTCTGCTCCACCACCCGTATGACTCGTTTTCCACCTCCGTCCAGGCTTTCCTGGAGCAGGCGGCCGCGGACCCCAAGGTGCAGGCCATCAAGCAAACCCTGTACCGGACCTCCGGTGACTCCCCCATCGTTGACGCCCTCATCGATGCTGCTGAGGCAGGCAAGCAGGTCCTGGCCCTCGTTGAAATCAAAGCCCGCTTTGATGAGCAGGCCAACATCTCCTGGGCGCGAAAGCTCGAGCAAGCGGGCGTTCACGTGGTGTATGGCATCGTGGGCCTGAAAACTCACTGCAAGTTGTCCTTGGTGGTTCGCCAGGAGGTGGACGGGTTGCGCCGCTACTGCCACATCGGCACCGGCAACTACCACCCGCGCACCGCCCGCTATTACGAAGACCTTGGCCTCCTGACAGCCAACGAGCAAGTGGGCGAGGATCTGTCCAAACTGTTCAACCAGCTCTCCGGCTACGCCCCGAAGTCCACGTTCAAGCGGTTGCTTGTAGCGCCGCGATCGGTGCGTGCGGGCTTGATGGACAGGATTGAAGGCGAAATCCGCAGGGCCCAGGCCGGCACTCCCGGACTGGTGCAGATCAAGGTCAACTCCATGGTGGATGAAGCCATCATTGATGCCCTTTACCGAGCCTCCCAGGCCGGCGTGAGGGTTGACGTCGTGGTGCGCGGTATTTGCTCCCTGCGGCCCGGCGTCCCGGGACTCAGCGAGAACATCAGGGTCCGTTCCGTCCTGGGTCGCTTCCTTGAACACTCACGCGTCTTTGCCTTTGGCAACGGTGGCGAGCCAGTGGTGTACATCGGTTCCGCTGACATGATGCACCGCAACCTGGATCGCCGCGTTGAGGCGCTGGTTCAGCTGGCCAGCAAGGAAGACACGGCAACGGTCATGGACTTGATGCGTCGCTACGTCGACGACGGGACAGCCAGTTGGCACTTGGACAGCAGCGGACACTGGACAAGGCATCACTTGGATGACGAGGGCAAGCCGTTGCTGGACATGCAGTCCTGGCTCCTGGCCTCCCGCTCGCGCCAACGTGCTGCGGCCCGGCGGTAAGGACCCAGTTGAACAGCGATACCCCCGTGGCGGATCAAACAGACCACCCCGGCGAGGCGGTGGCCGTTGTCGCCGCCGGCGCCATTCCTTGGCGCATCACCAAAGGTGCCCTCGAGGTCCTCCTGATCCATCGTCCCCGGTATGACGACTGGTCATGGCCCAAAGGAAAACTCGACGCCGGGGAAACAGTTCCCGAGTGCGCTGCCCGTGAGGTGTGGGAAGAGATAGGACTCCAGGCCCCGCTGGGCATACCTCTTCCGGCAATTCACTACCGCGTCAGTGCCGGCTTGAAGGTGGTCAGGTACTGGGCAGTGAAGGTCAACGGCGCCCAGCTTCGGCCCGATGGCAAAGAAGTGGACAGTGTCATGTGGTGCAGCCCGGACCGGGCTGCAAGCTTCCTGAGTAACCCATCAGATGTGGAGCCGCTGGAATACCTTCAGAAGGCCCACGTCCGCGGTGAACTAGACACATGGCCGCTGGTGCTGATCCGCCATGCCAAAGCGAAGCCGCGGTCCTCATGGACCAAAGCCGAGGGCGACCGTCCCTTGGCTGCCACAGGCCAGCGGCAAGCAGTTGCCGTCCAGCGCCTGCTGGAGGTGTGGAAACCACAACGTGTGGTCACCAGCCCCTGGGCGCGTTGCGTTGCCACCATCGCCCCCTATGCCAAGGCCAGCGGCGTCAAGGTGAAACTGGTGGAAGCACTCACCGAGCACACCCATCAGCGCTCCCCCAAGAAGACGGCTGCCGCTGTTGAGGCTTTGTTCGACAAGCAGCTGCCGATCGCTGTGTGCACGCATCGCCCGGCTCTGCCGACGGCGTTGAAGCAGTTGGGCCAGCACATGTCGCAGGCCCTACGTGCACTCCTTCCCACAACAGATCCTTATCTTTCTCCCGGCGAAGTCATTGTTTGCCAGG
The sequence above is a segment of the Arthrobacter sp. StoSoilB22 genome. Coding sequences within it:
- a CDS encoding permease codes for the protein MKSWSIGVFGLVALVAIVASTFVSREAMVGAGIAASAAVGIGWPHFLAVPAKKTLAAVIGLAGAGSAVAAAYMPAPGFLDGTPAFVALGVMAVFVVQLIRGTGQAQRLESTLGCSAGVLLNCLGAGWIASARFNGVKEMVLVAGLSAAVALIVGIIRWPDRIVAPLGVVMAGLMGPLAGLVFSDIAVLPAALVGVVVGSVLVCFRRMTTLRRGRLNIPAAIGMGVAPVWAVGALAYFIDKLLIY
- a CDS encoding response regulator transcription factor, yielding MSHILLLTNSTGSSVDILPALELLNHRVHILPAEPTALLETDPTDIVFLDARKDLVGARSLTQLLKATGLSAPLMLILTEGGMAAVSSAWAVDDIVLDSAGPAEVEARIRLAMARAVPGEEEAQTEIRAAGVVIDEASYTARVSGQPLNLTFKEFELLKYLAQHPGRVFTRQQLLTEVWGYDYYGGTRTVDVHIRRLRAKLGVDHENLISTVRNVGYRLTLVRLTDEELSEA
- the mshD gene encoding mycothiol synthase translates to MSHAHPENWPVLIIAGALDSELLKDVTALAAAAGESDGNPPFSEQTLVMLRGADAGDHSVLSLVLYAPDEDSDPATADDLAGVAVVVESDDGSGVLELAVHPSYRNQGVAGKLLGALQGKRGLKGLSAWSHGNHEAAAELATSFGYGPVRELWKMRLMSSTSALPDAGLPDGISIRTFVPGQDEQPWLEANRAAFSHHPEQGSMTLADLEARKAEDWFDPEGFLLAVNGEGELLGFHWTKVHPRQGPHPAIGEVYVVGVTPAAQGLGLGKALTVAGIKHLQDQGLHAVMLYVDADNEAAVALYQKLGFVRWDTDVMYGPLTKN
- a CDS encoding RNA degradosome polyphosphate kinase — translated: MQPDPVGTAGSTSKGATLPPRFGSSEVPASRATQDRIDIPEFAPSLEPEGDISPDRFLDRELSWLAFNSRVLELAEDPDLFLLERVSFLSIFASNLDEFFMVRVAGLKRRIATGLAVPSPAGLSPIEVLEQISEEAHRLQERHARVFAEQIRPALAYEHIHIMHWHELDEDARHRISVMFQEKVFPILTPLAVDPAHPFPYISGLSLNLAVIVSNPISDKELFARVKVPDQLPRLISVDGPRAGAIPGRVARFIALEEVIAVHLDKLFPGMEVLEHHTFRVTRNEDLEVEEDDAENLLQALEKELLRRRFGPPVRLEVTTDINPNIKALLIRELGVEESEVYSVPAPLDLRGLSAISAIDRADLHYPKHVPHTSRYLNESETSKAANVFAAMRRRDILLHHPYDSFSTSVQAFLEQAAADPKVQAIKQTLYRTSGDSPIVDALIDAAEAGKQVLALVEIKARFDEQANISWARKLEQAGVHVVYGIVGLKTHCKLSLVVRQEVDGLRRYCHIGTGNYHPRTARYYEDLGLLTANEQVGEDLSKLFNQLSGYAPKSTFKRLLVAPRSVRAGLMDRIEGEIRRAQAGTPGLVQIKVNSMVDEAIIDALYRASQAGVRVDVVVRGICSLRPGVPGLSENIRVRSVLGRFLEHSRVFAFGNGGEPVVYIGSADMMHRNLDRRVEALVQLASKEDTATVMDLMRRYVDDGTASWHLDSSGHWTRHHLDDEGKPLLDMQSWLLASRSRQRAAARR
- a CDS encoding NUDIX hydrolase → MNSDTPVADQTDHPGEAVAVVAAGAIPWRITKGALEVLLIHRPRYDDWSWPKGKLDAGETVPECAAREVWEEIGLQAPLGIPLPAIHYRVSAGLKVVRYWAVKVNGAQLRPDGKEVDSVMWCSPDRAASFLSNPSDVEPLEYLQKAHVRGELDTWPLVLIRHAKAKPRSSWTKAEGDRPLAATGQRQAVAVQRLLEVWKPQRVVTSPWARCVATIAPYAKASGVKVKLVEALTEHTHQRSPKKTAAAVEALFDKQLPIAVCTHRPALPTALKQLGQHMSQALRALLPTTDPYLSPGEVIVCQVARGSERKIVSVEQVKPFDD